GTTCGCCGACTTCGTCGAGGACAAGATCGACCATCCGCTGTCCTCGCTCGGCGACCGGGCCGGCGGGCTGACCGCGCAGGCCGCGGCGTGGACCGGACTGCCCGAGGGCATCGCGGTCAGCGTCGGCAACGTCGACGCCCACGTCACGCCGCCCGCGGCGAAGGCGATCGAGCCGGGCACCATGCTCGCGGTCATGGGTACGTCGACGTGCCACGTGATGAACGGTGAGCGGCTCGCCGAGGTGCCGGGCATGTGCGGGGTCGTCGACGGCGGGATCGTCGCCGGGCGGTGGGGCTACGAGGCCGGGCAGAGCGGGGTCGGCGACATCTTCGCCTGGTACATCGACCACGGCGTACCGGCGTCCTACCGGGACGAGGCGGACGCGGCCGGCGAGAGCGTGCACACCCGGCTCAGCCGGCTCGCCGGCGCCGAACCGGTCGGCGCGCACGGCCTGGTCGCGCTCGACTGGCTGGGCGGCAACCGATCGGTGCTGGTCGACCACGAGCTCAGCGGGCTCATCGTCGGGCTCACCCTCGCCACCCGCCCGCCGGACATCTACCGGGCGCTGATGGAGTCGACCGCGTTCGGCACC
The sequence above is a segment of the Mycobacteriales bacterium genome. Coding sequences within it:
- a CDS encoding ribulokinase, whose amino-acid sequence is FADFVEDKIDHPLSSLGDRAGGLTAQAAAWTGLPEGIAVSVGNVDAHVTPPAAKAIEPGTMLAVMGTSTCHVMNGERLAEVPGMCGVVDGGIVAGRWGYEAGQSGVGDIFAWYIDHGVPASYRDEADAAGESVHTRLSRLAGAEPVGAHGLVALDWLGGNRSVLVDHELSGLIVGLTLATRPPDIYRALMESTAFGTRKIIETFEESGVPVRELVIAGGLMKNDILMQIYADVTRRPLSLIGSDQGPALGSAIHAAVAAGVYPDVPAASEAMGTCERNAYLPDAERAAAYDALYAEYVLLHDHFGRGVNDVMHRLRAMRNASVKQ